A window of Heterodontus francisci isolate sHetFra1 chromosome 2, sHetFra1.hap1, whole genome shotgun sequence genomic DNA:
GAACAAAGAAGGATTTTTTTCACTGAACAACATTCTTACCAAAACAATACTCCGAAGATAACATCTGGGGGGTATTGCATAGAATTCtattagaatttacagcacagaaacgggccattcactGCAACTgggtggggcggcgcagtggttagcaccgcagcctcacagctccagcgacccgggttcaattctgggtactgcctgtgtggagtttgcaagttctccctgtgtctgcgtgggtttcctccgggtgctgcggtttcctcccacagccaaaagacttgcaggttgataggtaaattggccattataaattgcccctagtagagataggtggtaggggaatatagggacaggtgaggatgtggtaggaatatgggattagtgtaggattagataaatgggtggttaatggtcggcacagactcggtgggccgaaggacttgtttcagtgctgtatctccaaatcaaaATCAAAACTGGTCTATGCCAccatttatgttccacatgaggctCCCAtcacctctcttcatctaaccctatcagcatatccttctatttcctcCTCCCTCGAGTGAATATGTAGCTTCCAATTAAATGTATCTGTGCTATTCACCTTAACTATTCCTTGTGGTatagagttccacattcttaccactctttgggtaaagatttATTAGTAATTTTACATTTATGGCCTCTCATTTTggttttccccacaagtggaaacgtttTTCCTACATCTGCTCAATCAGTTTCCTTCCGGCTTCTctcttccagagaaaagagccccagcctgttcagccttatcTGATTGCAGAACTGAGAGGTACAAACTATCTCAACAGTTGACCAAAATGGTATACAAGTAGGCCTGCTTGGATGATTACAATTGACAGAGTTAAAAACCAGTTGTAATAACTTTGTATTTCTGTTTGTAGTTTGCCAGTACATTCAAAAGATTAAACATGATCTACGGCAGGACACAAAGTTCGTCACATCGTACGTCCAGAAAGAAGATATCCTGCTGGATGATACTTACGCTGAGACTCTTATGGAATTAATCAACGCAGTCAATGAAACCAAAGGAACCATTTCCCACTTGGAGGATTTGTTCAATGACACTGGAGTCATCAATGAAGATGCAGAAACAGTGTTTGTAACTGGTGATGCTGGGGTTGGTAAGACCATACTGCTCCAGAGACTACAGAACTTATGGTCCAAAGGGGAGCTGGGCGCTGATATTAAATTCTTCTTCAAATTTAGATGCCGAATATTCAATAGTTTTAAGGAGGAAGACAAGATCTCTCTCAGAGATCTAATGTTCAAGTACAACTGTTATCCTGACAAAGATGCTGATGAGATATTCAGTTACATCCGACAACACCCAGCTTCTGTTCTCTTCACACTGGACGGGTTTGATGAAATTAACATTGACTGTGATCTTAATGATATCCCTGACATCTCTTCACCCTTTGACCCCACACATCCTGTGGCCTTGCTGATGAATCTACTCCGAGGAAAGTTATTAAAAGGTTCCAAAAAATTATTGACAGCAAGAACTGGCACAAATCTACCGTTGAGAATGGTGAGAAAGCGAGTGACACTGAAAGGCTTTTCCAAGGAGCATTTGCTGCAGTATTTGAAGAAGTTCTTCAAAAACAAGACCCATCAAACTTTGGTTTTGACCCAGCTAGAGGCGAACCCTCACCTCTGCAGTTTATGCTCAGTGCCGTTGTTTTGCTGGATTATATTTAAATGTTACGAACACTTTCAGTCCACATGTAGCTCTCCCCGCTTGTTGAATTATGTTACTTTGACTGACATCTACTTGTTGATGTTAGAGGTTTTCCTAAACCGTTCTTCCAAGGCGGGATTGCACAAAAAAAACAATAGTCAAAGTGAGACATTCAAAGCAAAGAGGGGTACGCTAATGAGACTGGGCAAATTGGCAAAAGAAGGGATTGAAAATAACAACTTCATCTTCAGTCAGGAGCAAATCACAGCGGCCAAAATCTCAGAGGAGGATTTACAGTTGGGCTTTGTCAAAACTGCGGGTCATTATGATGGATGTGGGAACCAATCAACTCATGAGTTCCTTCATTTGACCCTCCAGTCATTTTTTGCTGCATTCTTCTTGGTTGTGGACGAGGAAATCAGTGCGAAGGAAATCATTAAATTTTTTGCCAAATGTGATAGCAATTTGACTGGAGCCCGGGCCAATGTTCTTTTGTTACGCTGCTTGGGCTATAACCCACACCACAGGAAGGACCCATTTGAAACAAATGAGCATTTGCAGTTCACCACACTTTTCCTCTGTGGCCTATTGTCGAAAATTAAGAGGAACCTATTCAAACATTTGGCTTCCACGAGAAGTGTCCAAAGGAAACGGTCAGCGCTCAAGGCTTATCTTGCCGACTGTGTAAAGTTACACTTAAAAAATCTTCCTCAAGCGCCATTCGAAGAATTTTTGAGAGTGCAGGCCTTGCCCCGTTTTGTCTGGTTGATGCGCTACATTTTTGAAACCCAGAGTGAAGCAGTAGCCAGTCTCGCAGCTAAGGGGATTTGCGCTGATTATATCAAACTCACTTATTGCAATGCCTTCTCTGCCGACTGCAGTGCAATTGCAAATATTTTGCGCCATCGCAAAAGATCAATTGCACTTGAACTGGACAACAATAACATCAATGACTATGGAGTGAAAGAACTGATTCCTTGTTTCGATAAACTCACAGTGGTTAGGTATGTTTTCAGAtattttttttgtgggatgtgggcatcgctgctagtccaaaatttattgcccatccctaattgcccttgaactgagtggcttgctaggccatttcagagagcatttaagagtcaaccacattgctgtgggtctggaatcacatgtaggccagaccaggtaaggacagcagatttccttccctaaaggacattcgtgaactagataggtttttacgacaatcgacaatggtttcatggtcaccattagactagcttttaattccagatttattaattgaattcaaatttcaccatctgccattgtgggattcgtacccatgttcccagagcgtcagcctgggctctggattactagtctagcgaTATGATGACTACACCATCACCTCCCCATTCTTCAATCAAAAGGTCTAATGTCCTGTATCAAAGTATTTAGAGGAAAaggaagaaaagacttgcatttatatagcacctttcaggatatcgggacatctcaaagtgcttctgaagtacttttgaagtgcagccactgttgtaatgtgagaaaACATGGCAgacaacttgcgcacagcaagctgccacaaacagcaatgtaataaattaccagataatctcTGTTTTttaagtaatgttggttgagggatataattGGAACAGGACATCGAGGAGAACTCCCCCGGtcgtcttcgaaatagtaccatggtatctttttacatccacttgagagggcagctgGGGGTCTCAGTTCaacgtctcatctgaaggacagcacatTTGCCAGCGAAGCATTcccagaaagaacttgcatttatatagcatcttttgcaTCCTCTAAGATGTTCCAGAGTACATCACAgcaaattaattacttttgaactgtagtctctGTTTGTGTAGGTAAATGTGACGCTCAAtttcacacagcaaggccccacaaacagctgtAAGATCAATATCAAGTTAATCAATTTTGGTAGAGAGGAGAACGTTGGCCATCTGAACAGAAAAGGCTGTCTGATTTCAATAAAAAGAGTGGCATATATTTGTGTGATGTTCCCTTTGCTGCAGTCatcaggacatcctctctttctggATTCTATCTAGTCACTATATCTGAACATGCAcctagtcctgttcacccatcacccttgtgctcactgatctgcattgacTTCTGGACCaccttttgattttaaaattctcatccttatgttcaaattcctccgaggcctcacccctccctatctctgcaaccttttgAACCCTCTAATTCTCCAAGATCTCTGCTTTCAATATTGGCTTCTTGTGCCTCTCTGATGTCATTTGTCTCACCATTGGCAGCTGCATCTTCAGctctctaggccctaagctctgaaattatcTCTAGAAACCGCTCAACCTTcccctcttcctttaagacgctccataGAACTTACCGCTTTGACCAAACTTTGATGACCTGTCCTACCTTCtccttcagtgtcaatttttgcccGATTCCACTCCTGTGAAGCCCATTAAAGATGcgttataaatgcaggttgtttttGTGAAGGACCAGCAACAAAAAGAACCGGAAATATGAAAATAAGCGTCCTGCGATTCCGTTCATTTCCGTAACCCTGTTATTTTGCATATAGATGTTTTCAGAAAAGTACTTTGGTGGCTGTTATTCAAATAGAAAATaattggaaagatgtgaaggaTGTTCAAATTGCTAAGGACCCAGGCTTGAGGATTGGATAGATATGTTTACAAAGAATCTTAATTGAAAACAGAATTTTTGATTTCACTGAATTGCCTGTAATCCTATGCAGTACAGGAGGGGAAGTGCCTGTAAATTTAACATATTTTCTCGGCCATCTGCAGTTCTGTTGTTTTCTGTTGCCTGGGAACATAAGGCTGGATTTTACCTAAgatggacgggaattcgccaccaacgtaaaaccatattttacgggtcccaggctttaattgtcccgaggcgggacttccatccacttgaAGGAGGAAGTCCTGCCTTAGCGCCGCCGGGAGCAgtgcccactgctgggactgcaggccagcccacaacatggagccaggagtgaaggtaagttgggcatgcctcaccagggggatcggtcgtgccctggtgaggctagggtggtcgtttgggtggAGGGGGGCGTCTTGCGTCCCGGGGGTGCATtaggaggcgggggcag
This region includes:
- the nod1 gene encoding nucleotide-binding oligomerization domain-containing protein 1 isoform X2; translated protein: MVEVPDSSSENACASMDSLCQPGMQQQVSFILTHSFIKLLKVHRELLVDCIKNTECVLNNLMKHKYISNEEAELSQQHPTQAAKVRKILDLVASKGEETAEYFLHILYQANEVYTDLSPWLKEIQYQPSECMQSKSVIITDAVCQYIQKIKHDLRQDTKFVTSYVQKEDILLDDTYAETLMELINAVNETKGTISHLEDLFNDTGVINEDAETVFVTGDAGVGKTILLQRLQNLWSKGELGADIKFFFKFRCRIFNSFKEEDKISLRDLMFKYNCYPDKDADEIFSYIRQHPASVLFTLDGFDEINIDCDLNDIPDISSPFDPTHPVALLMNLLRGKLLKGSKKLLTARTGTNLPLRMVRKRVTLKGFSKEHLLQYLKKFFKNKTHQTLVLTQLEANPHLCSLCSVPLFCWIIFKCYEHFQSTCSSPRLLNYVTLTDIYLLMLEVFLNRSSKAGLHKKNNSQSETFKAKRGTLMRLGKLAKEGIENNNFIFSQEQITAAKISEEDLQLGFVKTAGHYDGCGNQSTHEFLHLTLQSFFAAFFLVVDEEISAKEIIKFFAKCDSNLTGARANVLLLRCLGYNPHHRKDPFETNEHLQFTTLFLCGLLSKIKRNLFKHLASTRSVQRKRSALKAYLADCVKLHLKNLPQAPFEEFLRVQALPRFVWLMRYIFETQSEAVASLAAKGICADYIKLTYCNAFSADCSAIANILRHRKRSIALELDNNNINDYGVKELIPCFDKLTVVRLSVNQVTDDGAKVLAEELTKYKIIKILGLYRNQITDVGAQFVARVVEECPCLRTLKIGLNKITSEGGKLLAQAIQKSKAIKDVGPCHVWIAVWVMKNFLTKDPGLPLTVMSWKLSKLYIRKAGSSFRALSCPWRWERRWRSKENGKGCHSR
- the nod1 gene encoding nucleotide-binding oligomerization domain-containing protein 1 isoform X1, which codes for MVEVPDSSSENACASMDSLCQPGMQQQVSFILTHSFIKLLKVHRELLVDCIKNTECVLNNLMKHKYISNEEAELSQQHPTQAAKVRKILDLVASKGEETAEYFLHILYQANEVYTDLSPWLKEIQYQPSECMQSKSVIITDAVCQYIQKIKHDLRQDTKFVTSYVQKEDILLDDTYAETLMELINAVNETKGTISHLEDLFNDTGVINEDAETVFVTGDAGVGKTILLQRLQNLWSKGELGADIKFFFKFRCRIFNSFKEEDKISLRDLMFKYNCYPDKDADEIFSYIRQHPASVLFTLDGFDEINIDCDLNDIPDISSPFDPTHPVALLMNLLRGKLLKGSKKLLTARTGTNLPLRMVRKRVTLKGFSKEHLLQYLKKFFKNKTHQTLVLTQLEANPHLCSLCSVPLFCWIIFKCYEHFQSTCSSPRLLNYVTLTDIYLLMLEVFLNRSSKAGLHKKNNSQSETFKAKRGTLMRLGKLAKEGIENNNFIFSQEQITAAKISEEDLQLGFVKTAGHYDGCGNQSTHEFLHLTLQSFFAAFFLVVDEEISAKEIIKFFAKCDSNLTGARANVLLLRCLGYNPHHRKDPFETNEHLQFTTLFLCGLLSKIKRNLFKHLASTRSVQRKRSALKAYLADCVKLHLKNLPQAPFEEFLRVQALPRFVWLMRYIFETQSEAVASLAAKGICADYIKLTYCNAFSADCSAIANILRHRKRSIALELDNNNINDYGVKELIPCFDKLTVVRLSVNQVTDDGAKVLAEELTKYKIIKILGLYRNQITDVGAQFVARVVEECPCLRTLKIGLNKITSEGGKLLAQAIQKSKAIKDVGMWGNQIGDAGAIAFAEAIRNHLSLKELSLAANGISTEGGKSLATALRDNKSLEIFWLTENLLNDEVAKIFTETLRVNKSLLHLWLINNKITEVGANHFFEILKENTTIKEICLNGNSISAEEAKKFEKEKRIVL
- the nod1 gene encoding nucleotide-binding oligomerization domain-containing protein 1 isoform X3, translating into MVEVPDSSSENACASMDSLCQPGMQQQVSFILTHSFIKLLKVHRELLVDCIKNTECVLNNLMKHKYISNEEAELSQQHPTQAAKVRKILDLVASKGEETAEYFLHILYQANEVYTDLSPWLKEIQYQPSECMQSKSVIITDAVCQYIQKIKHDLRQDTKFVTSYVQKEDILLDDTYAETLMELINAVNETKGTISHLEDLFNDTGVINEDAETVFVTGDAGVGKTILLQRLQNLWSKGELGADIKFFFKFRCRIFNSFKEEDKISLRDLMFKYNCYPDKDADEIFSYIRQHPASVLFTLDGFDEINIDCDLNDIPDISSPFDPTHPVALLMNLLRGKLLKGSKKLLTARTGTNLPLRMVRKRVTLKGFSKEHLLQYLKKFFKNKTHQTLVLTQLEANPHLCSLCSVPLFCWIIFKCYEHFQSTCSSPRLLNYVTLTDIYLLMLEVFLNRSSKAGLHKKNNSQSETFKAKRGTLMRLGKLAKEGIENNNFIFSQEQITAAKISEEDLQLGFVKTAGHYDGCGNQSTHEFLHLTLQSFFAAFFLVVDEEISAKEIIKFFAKCDSNLTGARANVLLLRCLGYNPHHRKDPFETNEHLQFTTLFLCGLLSKIKRNLFKHLASTRSVQRKRSALKAYLADCVKLHLKNLPQAPFEEFLRVQALPRFVWLMRYIFETQSEAVASLAAKGICADYIKLTYCNAFSADCSAIANILRHRKRSIALELDNNNINDYGVKELIPCFDKLTVVRLSVNQVTDDGAKVLAEELTKYKIIKILGLYRNQITDVGAQFVARVVEECPCLRTLKIGLNKITSEGGKLLAQAIQKSKAIKDVGPCHVWIAVWVMKNFLTKDPGLPLTGCGGIRLEMQVLSPSLKL